One genomic window of Caenorhabditis elegans chromosome I includes the following:
- the D2030.2 gene encoding ATP-dependent Clp protease ATP-binding subunit clpX-like, mitochondrial (Confirmed by transcript evidence) → MHRSIGLIKLLAKPTRTAELAAFYPNRCSCVTIRCSSSSSSGGDNGNDGGNNGENGGGDLTNAPPNKAVQSFGQCRHCSKPLKPLPTLTPSNRYIHCDSCNKLYFANYFEDSAKNGMFSKQFARKTPPYPTQIAEYLDKFVVGQKKAKKTLAVGVYQHYRRLEHNIETGASSIYQTHAQTSSSGKSLSNDGMDPKMPRGVFYQDELRLGQMASSELRNSIMQQQSNNQPPSPAQSPRNAAPTFRALPEKEQSVRLEKSNVLLVGPSGVGKTFLTQTLARVLDVPIALCDCTSMTQAGYVGEDVESVIQKLVQAAGGNVEKAQQGIVFLDEVDKIAAAHEGHSAAYRDVSGEGVQHALLKLVEGTVVNVKSGKKGMGSQQDQVQIDTTDILFIASGAFSNLDKIVGRRLDKKALGFGTSSGNVRISGDDSNSEVMRKRDELLSKADQGDLISFGMVPELVGRFPVLVPFHSFDKQMLVRVMTEPQNSLLAQLKLQFGIDNVDLSFSAEALEQVAQLALDRKTGARALRSILEAALLEAKFTVPGSDIESVHVSREAILGEKEVEYSRRKSQVVEEEDVSPMKKSAVA, encoded by the exons ATGCATCGATCGATCGGATTAATCAAACTTTTGGCGAAGCCGACGCGTACTGCTGAATTAGCTGCATTTTATCCTAATCG atgttcATGTGTAACAATTCGGTGTTCTTCGTCCTCTTCTTCCGGTGGTGATAATGGAAATGATGGTGGAAATAATGGAGAAAATGGAGGCGGAGATTTGACAAATGCCCCGCCCAACAAGGCTGTTCAATCATTTGGACAGTGTAGACATTGCTCTAAACCTTTGAAGCCTTTGCCTACTCTAACAc CTTCAAATCGATATATCCACTGTGACAGCTGTAATAAGCTATACTTTGCAAACTATTTTGAAGACTCTGCAAAGAACGGAATGTTCTCTAAACAGTTTGCTCGAAAGACACCTCCATATCCAACACAGATTGCCGAATATCTCGACAAATTTGTTGTTGGACAGAAGAAAGCGAAGAAGACGTTGGCTGTAGGTGTGTATCAACATTATCGCCGACTCGAGCATAATATCGAAACTGGAGCTTCTTCTATTTATCAAACTCATGCACAAACATCATCGTCCGGAAAATCTTTATCAAATGATGGAATGGATCCAAAGATGCCACGTGGAGTTTTCTATCAAGACGAGCTCCGATTAGGGCAAATGGCGAGCAGTGAGCTCAGAAATTCCATAATGCAGCAGCAG AGTAATAATCAACCTCCATCACCAGCTCAATCTCCTCGTAACGCTGCTCCAACATTCCGTGCATTACCAGAAAAGGAGCAAAGTGTCCGTCTGGAGAAATCAAACGTTCTTCTTGTTGGACCATCTGGAGTTGGAAAGACATTCCTTACGCAGACATTAGCTCGTGTACTGGATGTTCCAATTGCACTCTGTGATTGTACATCAATGACACAAGCTGGATATGTTGGTGAAGATGTTGAAAGTGTAATTCAGAAATTAGTCCAAGCTGCCGGAGGAAATGTCGAAAAAGCTCAACAGGGAATCGTTTTTCTAGATGAAGTCGACAAAATTGCGGCTGCACACGAAGGACATTCGGCAGCATATCGAGATGTATCTGGAGAAGGTGTCCAACACGCTCTACTGAAACTTGTcgagggtactgtagttaaTGTAAAGTCTGGAAAGAAAGGAATGGGATCTCAGCAAGATCAAGTTCAAATCGACACAACTGATATCCTATTTATTGCTTCTGGAGCCTTCAGTAATCTCGATAAAATTGTTGGAAGGCGATTGGATAAGAAGGCATTAGGATTTGGTACGTCTTCTGGAAATGTCAGAATCTCTGGAGATGATTCAAATTCCGAGGTGATGAGAAAACGAGATGAGCTTTTATCAAAAGCAGATCAAGGAGATTTGATTAGTTTTGGAATGGTGCCAGAATTAGTTGGAAGATTCCCTGTTCTTGTGCCCTTCCATTCATTTGATAAACAG ATGCTTGTCCGTGTAATGACAGAGCCACAAAACTCCCTTCTTGCACAACTGAAATTGCAATTCGGAATTGACAACGTAGATCTCTCATTCTCTGCTGAAGCTCTCGAACAAGTCGCTCAACTGGCTCTCGACAGAAAGACGGGAGCACGTGCTCTTCGGTCAATTCTTGAAGCCGCTCTGTTAGAAGCGAAGTTCACCGTTCCCGGATCTGACATCGAATCTGTACATGTTAGCAG agaagcAATCCTTGGTGAGAAAGAGGTTGAATATTCACGACGTAAATCCCAAGTtgttgaagaagaagacgttTCACCTATGAAGAAGTCGGCTGTCGCTTAG
- the D2030.2 gene encoding ATP-dependent Clp protease ATP-binding subunit clpX-like, mitochondrial (Confirmed by transcript evidence), with protein MFSKQFARKTPPYPTQIAEYLDKFVVGQKKAKKTLAVGVYQHYRRLEHNIETGASSIYQTHAQTSSSGKSLSNDGMDPKMPRGVFYQDELRLGQMASSELRNSIMQQQSNNQPPSPAQSPRNAAPTFRALPEKEQSVRLEKSNVLLVGPSGVGKTFLTQTLARVLDVPIALCDCTSMTQAGYVGEDVESVIQKLVQAAGGNVEKAQQGIVFLDEVDKIAAAHEGHSAAYRDVSGEGVQHALLKLVEGTVVNVKSGKKGMGSQQDQVQIDTTDILFIASGAFSNLDKIVGRRLDKKALGFGTSSGNVRISGDDSNSEVMRKRDELLSKADQGDLISFGMVPELVGRFPVLVPFHSFDKQMLVRVMTEPQNSLLAQLKLQFGIDNVDLSFSAEALEQVAQLALDRKTGARALRSILEAALLEAKFTVPGSDIESVHVSREAILGEKEVEYSRRKSQVVEEEDVSPMKKSAVA; from the exons ATGTTCTCTAAACAGTTTGCTCGAAAGACACCTCCATATCCAACACAGATTGCCGAATATCTCGACAAATTTGTTGTTGGACAGAAGAAAGCGAAGAAGACGTTGGCTGTAGGTGTGTATCAACATTATCGCCGACTCGAGCATAATATCGAAACTGGAGCTTCTTCTATTTATCAAACTCATGCACAAACATCATCGTCCGGAAAATCTTTATCAAATGATGGAATGGATCCAAAGATGCCACGTGGAGTTTTCTATCAAGACGAGCTCCGATTAGGGCAAATGGCGAGCAGTGAGCTCAGAAATTCCATAATGCAGCAGCAG AGTAATAATCAACCTCCATCACCAGCTCAATCTCCTCGTAACGCTGCTCCAACATTCCGTGCATTACCAGAAAAGGAGCAAAGTGTCCGTCTGGAGAAATCAAACGTTCTTCTTGTTGGACCATCTGGAGTTGGAAAGACATTCCTTACGCAGACATTAGCTCGTGTACTGGATGTTCCAATTGCACTCTGTGATTGTACATCAATGACACAAGCTGGATATGTTGGTGAAGATGTTGAAAGTGTAATTCAGAAATTAGTCCAAGCTGCCGGAGGAAATGTCGAAAAAGCTCAACAGGGAATCGTTTTTCTAGATGAAGTCGACAAAATTGCGGCTGCACACGAAGGACATTCGGCAGCATATCGAGATGTATCTGGAGAAGGTGTCCAACACGCTCTACTGAAACTTGTcgagggtactgtagttaaTGTAAAGTCTGGAAAGAAAGGAATGGGATCTCAGCAAGATCAAGTTCAAATCGACACAACTGATATCCTATTTATTGCTTCTGGAGCCTTCAGTAATCTCGATAAAATTGTTGGAAGGCGATTGGATAAGAAGGCATTAGGATTTGGTACGTCTTCTGGAAATGTCAGAATCTCTGGAGATGATTCAAATTCCGAGGTGATGAGAAAACGAGATGAGCTTTTATCAAAAGCAGATCAAGGAGATTTGATTAGTTTTGGAATGGTGCCAGAATTAGTTGGAAGATTCCCTGTTCTTGTGCCCTTCCATTCATTTGATAAACAG ATGCTTGTCCGTGTAATGACAGAGCCACAAAACTCCCTTCTTGCACAACTGAAATTGCAATTCGGAATTGACAACGTAGATCTCTCATTCTCTGCTGAAGCTCTCGAACAAGTCGCTCAACTGGCTCTCGACAGAAAGACGGGAGCACGTGCTCTTCGGTCAATTCTTGAAGCCGCTCTGTTAGAAGCGAAGTTCACCGTTCCCGGATCTGACATCGAATCTGTACATGTTAGCAG agaagcAATCCTTGGTGAGAAAGAGGTTGAATATTCACGACGTAAATCCCAAGTtgttgaagaagaagacgttTCACCTATGAAGAAGTCGGCTGTCGCTTAG